A region from the Salifodinibacter halophilus genome encodes:
- a CDS encoding prepilin-type N-terminal cleavage/methylation domain-containing protein — protein MAAKTGTPHMYRESARSYRGFTLIELMIVVLVVTILATIAYPLYLSQVRHARRVDAKSTLKKAVNRGEQFYAQVHHYPQNLASINVDKTTDNKAYTVSADSSVSGFKVIANARGDQTNDACTQYTLRANGQQSSSDPGNCW, from the coding sequence GTGGCGGCTAAAACGGGCACGCCACACATGTATCGCGAGAGCGCACGGTCCTACCGCGGTTTCACACTAATCGAACTAATGATCGTCGTGCTGGTGGTCACGATCCTCGCGACCATCGCCTATCCGCTATACCTGTCACAAGTGCGTCATGCACGGCGAGTTGACGCCAAATCCACACTCAAAAAAGCCGTGAACCGCGGTGAGCAGTTCTACGCACAGGTTCACCACTACCCGCAGAACCTGGCGAGCATCAACGTGGACAAAACTACGGATAACAAAGCATACACCGTGTCCGCGGACAGCTCGGTTAGCGGCTTCAAGGTGATCGCCAACGCTCGAGGCGACCAAACAAACGACGCTTGCACACAGTACACACTGCGAGCCAACGGCCAGCAGTCGTCTTCAGATCCGGGCAACTGCTGGTAG
- the murJ gene encoding murein biosynthesis integral membrane protein MurJ — MKGRATLLKAAGSVGSMTFVSRILGFVRDVAFATLFGAGMGMDAFLVAFKVPNFFRRLFGEGALRQSVVPVLSDTRTNASEAEAADLVNAASGTLAVVLLGVTVVGVLAAPGLVYVFAPGFSDDASQFHLTSQLLRLTFPYLLFISLVALAGAVLNTYQRFAVPAFTPVLLNVCLILAAVFAAPLLERPELALAIGVLVAGAAQLGFQLPFLARIGCLPRPRWAWRDLRVQRILKLMLPIIFGASVTQINLLVNTVIASLLAAGSVSWLYYADRLMEFPLGVFSIAIATVILPNLSARHAEASTSGFAATMDWALKLLVLLGMPAMLGLFMLAGPLVTTLFGYHSFTPHDARMSAYALMAYALGFMGFSFVKVLVTGFFSRQDSRTPVRCGVIAMSSAMLLNVVFVLFFQWRGWTAPHAGLALATSAGAFLNAGLLYYYLRKSGVYVPGRDWLGFLCRVALACGAMTVVLAFGGWDWSRWLARPLALRIGWLAAWIAIGAAVYFAVLFVSGWRPRQLQRVEISTG; from the coding sequence ATGAAAGGGCGAGCGACACTACTAAAAGCGGCCGGCTCGGTTGGCAGCATGACGTTTGTCTCGCGCATCCTCGGTTTCGTGCGCGACGTAGCGTTCGCTACGTTATTCGGGGCCGGCATGGGCATGGACGCGTTTTTGGTGGCGTTTAAAGTGCCCAACTTCTTCCGGCGTTTGTTCGGCGAGGGGGCGTTGCGCCAGTCGGTGGTGCCAGTGCTGTCGGATACGCGAACCAACGCGTCGGAAGCAGAGGCGGCCGACCTCGTGAATGCGGCGAGCGGGACGCTGGCGGTCGTTCTGCTCGGCGTAACTGTCGTTGGCGTATTGGCCGCGCCGGGGCTGGTCTATGTCTTCGCGCCGGGGTTTAGCGACGACGCGTCTCAGTTTCATCTGACCAGCCAATTACTGCGCCTGACATTTCCCTATCTGCTTTTTATCTCGTTGGTGGCATTGGCTGGTGCCGTGCTAAACACTTACCAGCGTTTCGCTGTGCCGGCCTTCACGCCGGTGTTGTTAAACGTGTGCTTGATTCTGGCGGCTGTGTTCGCCGCGCCTTTGCTGGAGCGCCCGGAGTTGGCACTCGCGATCGGCGTACTGGTCGCCGGTGCGGCGCAGCTTGGGTTTCAATTGCCGTTTCTCGCGCGCATTGGCTGTCTGCCGCGGCCGCGCTGGGCCTGGCGTGACCTACGCGTCCAACGCATCCTGAAGCTCATGCTGCCGATCATCTTCGGTGCTTCGGTTACCCAGATCAATTTGCTAGTCAATACTGTTATTGCTTCACTGCTGGCGGCAGGTAGTGTGAGCTGGCTTTACTACGCGGACCGGTTGATGGAATTCCCGCTCGGCGTGTTTTCGATCGCGATCGCGACCGTCATCCTGCCGAACCTGTCAGCCCGCCACGCCGAAGCATCCACGTCCGGGTTCGCTGCAACCATGGATTGGGCGTTGAAACTGCTCGTTTTGCTCGGTATGCCGGCCATGTTAGGTCTGTTCATGTTGGCTGGCCCGCTGGTGACTACGCTGTTCGGTTATCATTCGTTTACGCCACACGATGCGCGTATGAGTGCCTACGCGCTGATGGCGTACGCCTTGGGATTCATGGGCTTTTCATTCGTCAAGGTGTTGGTTACAGGGTTCTTTTCGCGCCAGGATTCGCGCACGCCGGTGCGCTGTGGCGTGATCGCTATGTCGTCTGCGATGCTGTTGAACGTGGTGTTTGTATTGTTTTTCCAATGGCGCGGTTGGACAGCACCGCACGCGGGGCTGGCACTGGCAACTTCGGCGGGGGCGTTTTTAAATGCCGGGCTGTTGTATTACTACCTGCGCAAAAGCGGGGTTTACGTGCCGGGGCGCGATTGGCTTGGCTTTTTATGCCGCGTTGCGTTGGCGTGTGGTGCCATGACCGTAGTGCTGGCGTTCGGTGGCTGGGATTGGTCGCGTTGGCTGGCGCGCCCATTGGCGCTCAGGATCGGCTGGCTCGCGGCGTGGATCGCAATTGGCGCGGCGGTGTATTTTGCCGTTTTGTTTGTTAGTGGCTGGCGGCCGCGACAACTCCAACGCGTGGAAATAAGCACCGGATGA
- a CDS encoding EamA family transporter, translated as MGYLWTVTALWAFSFSLIGVYLSGQVDNYFSILTRLALASLLLAPFLRPRAIPPRAIIGLMAIGAVQIGLMYICLYQAYLWLSVPELILFTVATPIYISLLDDLMVRRFRPIYLLAAGGAVAGAAIIRYHGVGNNIWVGFCLIQAANLCFAIGQVAYRRLVQKLPSYNPTHVFGWFFIGAIPVAALAFGLFGDWHQLPTTGMQWSVLAWLGLGSSGVGYLLWNSGATQVSAGALAVMNNVLVPAGLLVNIVIWNHDANLIRLTAGGAVILLALAATRLVRDTPPHKPSTSTAA; from the coding sequence ATGGGTTATCTCTGGACCGTTACTGCCCTCTGGGCATTTTCCTTTAGCTTGATCGGCGTCTATCTAAGTGGCCAGGTCGACAATTATTTCTCGATACTGACCCGACTCGCGCTGGCCAGTCTACTACTCGCACCATTTCTGCGGCCGCGTGCGATCCCGCCACGCGCAATTATCGGTCTGATGGCGATCGGCGCCGTACAGATCGGCCTCATGTACATCTGCCTATATCAAGCCTACCTGTGGCTATCGGTGCCGGAGCTCATATTATTTACGGTTGCCACACCCATCTATATCAGCCTGCTGGACGACCTGATGGTACGGCGTTTCCGCCCTATCTATCTGCTGGCTGCGGGCGGCGCGGTCGCCGGTGCCGCAATCATCCGCTACCACGGTGTCGGTAACAACATTTGGGTCGGCTTCTGTCTGATCCAGGCAGCGAATCTGTGTTTCGCGATCGGCCAAGTCGCCTATCGTCGGCTGGTACAAAAACTCCCCTCCTACAACCCGACGCATGTATTTGGCTGGTTCTTTATCGGCGCCATACCAGTAGCCGCGCTGGCGTTCGGCCTGTTCGGCGACTGGCACCAACTGCCGACGACGGGCATGCAGTGGTCTGTGCTGGCTTGGCTCGGGCTGGGTTCGTCCGGCGTCGGCTACCTGTTGTGGAATTCGGGGGCGACGCAGGTCAGCGCCGGGGCATTGGCGGTCATGAACAACGTGCTGGTGCCGGCCGGGTTGCTCGTCAACATCGTCATCTGGAACCACGACGCCAACCTGATCCGCCTGACCGCTGGCGGGGCCGTGATTCTTCTGGCCCTGGCGGCCACACGTCTCGTGCGCGACACGCCGCCACATAAACCGAGCACATCGACTGCCGCCTGA
- a CDS encoding signal peptidase II, translated as MLIIGKKLSPYALLSISGLLAASDQAVKWLVQQSMAYGEYVSVTPFFNWVHLWNTGAAFSLFANGGGWQRYFFIGIAVVVSIFLIKLILENRHKGEAIAYSLILGGAMGNLIDRVFRGYVVDSFDFYWRDWHWPAFNLADIAIVLGALLFVSSSLLGKKANTNAEPDGSD; from the coding sequence ATGCTCATTATTGGCAAAAAGCTCTCGCCGTATGCCCTATTGTCCATATCGGGCCTGCTGGCAGCGTCTGATCAGGCTGTAAAGTGGCTGGTGCAGCAATCAATGGCCTATGGCGAGTATGTTTCGGTGACCCCGTTCTTTAACTGGGTGCACCTATGGAACACCGGTGCCGCATTCAGTCTTTTTGCGAATGGTGGAGGCTGGCAGCGCTACTTTTTTATCGGAATCGCGGTAGTGGTCTCGATTTTTCTGATCAAGCTGATCCTTGAAAATCGTCATAAAGGAGAAGCCATCGCTTACAGTCTTATCCTCGGTGGCGCCATGGGCAACCTGATTGACCGGGTCTTTCGCGGCTATGTTGTGGATTCCTTTGATTTCTATTGGCGAGACTGGCATTGGCCGGCCTTCAACCTGGCTGATATTGCAATTGTCCTCGGTGCCTTACTTTTCGTTTCCAGCAGCTTGTTGGGTAAAAAAGCAAACACCAATGCCGAGCCGGATGGATCTGACTGA
- a CDS encoding ISL3-like element ISPpu12 family transposase: MTELPDNILHLPQYQVLGCKSTDDEMHFQVDVPDPIACEECGVQGEFVRFGKRDVPYRDLPIHGKRVTLWVVRRRYTCRACKTTFRPQLPEMVDGFRMTLRLHEYVEKESFNHPYTFVAAQTGLDEKTVRDIFNARAEFLGRWHRFETPRILGIDELYLNKRYRCILTNIEERTLLDLLATRRQDVVTNYLMKLKDRQKVEIVSMDMWNPYRAAVKAVLPQARIVVDKFHVVRMANDALERVRKGLRKELKPSQSRTLKGDRKILLKRAHEVSDRERLIMETWTGAFPQLLAAYEHKERFYGIWDATTRLQAEAALDEWIATIPKGQKEVWSDLVRAVGNWREETMTYFETDMPVTNAYTESINRLAKDKNREGRGYSFEVMRARMLYTTKHKKKAPTAKVSPFYKKTIGYGLPDFAEELNYGVDLSTI; encoded by the coding sequence ATGACCGAACTTCCCGACAACATCCTTCACCTGCCGCAATACCAAGTACTGGGCTGCAAATCAACCGACGACGAAATGCACTTCCAGGTGGACGTGCCCGATCCCATCGCCTGCGAGGAATGCGGCGTGCAGGGTGAGTTCGTACGGTTCGGCAAGCGTGACGTTCCCTATCGTGATCTGCCCATCCACGGCAAGCGGGTCACTCTCTGGGTGGTCCGCCGCCGATACACCTGCCGGGCCTGCAAGACAACATTCAGGCCCCAGCTACCGGAGATGGTGGACGGATTCCGTATGACACTGCGGCTGCATGAGTACGTGGAGAAGGAATCCTTCAACCACCCCTACACCTTTGTGGCGGCACAGACCGGCCTGGACGAGAAGACGGTGCGCGACATCTTCAACGCCCGCGCCGAGTTCCTGGGGCGCTGGCACCGCTTCGAGACGCCCCGCATCCTGGGCATTGACGAGCTATACCTGAACAAGCGCTACCGCTGCATTCTGACCAACATTGAGGAGCGAACCCTGCTCGACCTGCTGGCCACCCGCCGCCAGGACGTGGTGACCAACTACCTGATGAAGCTGAAAGACCGGCAGAAGGTCGAGATCGTCAGCATGGACATGTGGAACCCCTACCGGGCAGCGGTCAAGGCTGTGCTGCCCCAGGCCCGTATCGTGGTCGATAAGTTCCATGTGGTGCGCATGGCCAACGATGCCCTAGAGAGAGTGCGCAAGGGCCTCAGAAAGGAGCTGAAACCGTCCCAGAGCCGGACTCTCAAGGGAGACCGGAAAATCCTGCTGAAACGCGCTCACGAAGTCTCAGACCGGGAGCGCCTCATCATGGAGACCTGGACAGGCGCGTTCCCGCAACTGCTGGCCGCCTACGAGCACAAGGAGCGCTTCTACGGCATCTGGGACGCCACCACACGGCTCCAGGCAGAAGCCGCCCTGGACGAGTGGATAGCCACCATCCCGAAGGGCCAAAAGGAAGTCTGGAGCGATCTGGTCAGGGCAGTGGGAAACTGGCGCGAAGAGACCATGACCTACTTCGAGACGGACATGCCCGTCACCAACGCTTACACGGAGTCCATCAACCGACTGGCCAAGGACAAGAACCGTGAAGGGCGCGGTTACTCCTTCGAGGTGATGCGGGCACGAATGCTCTACACCACGAAGCACAAGAAGAAGGCACCGACTGCGAAGGTCTCTCCTTTCTACAAGAAAACCATCGGTTACGGACTGCCGGACTTCGCAGAGGAACTCAACTACGGAGTCGATCTATCAACCATCTGA
- a CDS encoding AzlD domain-containing protein — MNGVGLWLTIVVAGVATYLLRWSFLGFLGRYRMPDVVAEALDFVPPAVLAAIVVPAVVSHDSGALVSIFEPRLWAAVIAGVVAWRTRSIFYTIVVGMAALWLLIALGA; from the coding sequence ATGAACGGCGTCGGACTTTGGTTGACGATTGTGGTCGCGGGCGTGGCGACGTATCTGCTTCGCTGGTCGTTTCTGGGTTTTCTCGGGCGCTATCGTATGCCTGATGTTGTCGCCGAGGCGCTGGATTTTGTACCGCCGGCCGTGCTCGCTGCGATAGTGGTGCCCGCTGTTGTTAGCCACGACAGCGGTGCGCTTGTATCGATATTCGAGCCGCGGCTCTGGGCGGCCGTGATCGCCGGCGTCGTCGCGTGGCGCACCCGGAGTATCTTTTACACGATCGTCGTCGGCATGGCGGCACTCTGGTTGCTGATCGCCCTCGGTGCGTAA
- a CDS encoding branched-chain amino acid ABC transporter permease produces MKHQADSEVADSASADGNWRADFLAGVRVVSPVLVGILPFALIVGVSMAQAGFSIAAAGVMSLLVFAGASQLAAVSLLSAGAPVAVVVLTVVIINLRFVMYSASLSLYLHRLSAPVRAMVAYLLNDQDYMLSLYAFEQRSNTRSRLAFFMGTALPLWLGWQSATLVGASLGAGVPSAWRLDFAVSLTFLAMLVPAVRDRAGLSAAVVGGGVAVALAGLPSNLGLIIGAAAGVLVGIAVRRVTGVRIAR; encoded by the coding sequence GTGAAGCATCAGGCTGACAGCGAAGTAGCGGACAGTGCTTCAGCCGACGGGAATTGGCGCGCCGATTTCCTGGCCGGTGTACGCGTCGTGTCGCCGGTTCTGGTCGGCATATTGCCGTTCGCTTTGATTGTTGGCGTCTCGATGGCACAGGCTGGATTCTCGATCGCTGCGGCGGGGGTGATGTCGCTGTTGGTATTCGCCGGTGCGTCGCAGTTGGCCGCCGTCTCATTACTGTCAGCCGGTGCGCCGGTGGCAGTGGTGGTTTTGACCGTGGTCATCATCAATCTGCGCTTTGTCATGTACAGCGCTTCGCTATCGCTCTATTTGCACCGTCTAAGTGCGCCGGTGCGGGCAATGGTCGCCTATCTGTTGAATGATCAGGATTATATGCTGAGTCTCTACGCGTTTGAGCAGCGCTCGAATACGCGTTCGCGCCTGGCGTTCTTTATGGGGACAGCGTTGCCGCTCTGGTTGGGTTGGCAGTCGGCCACGCTTGTCGGTGCAAGCCTCGGCGCTGGGGTGCCGTCTGCCTGGCGACTCGATTTTGCCGTGTCGTTGACTTTTCTAGCGATGCTGGTGCCGGCCGTGCGTGACCGGGCAGGGCTATCAGCGGCCGTTGTCGGCGGTGGCGTGGCCGTTGCACTGGCAGGCTTGCCGTCCAATCTCGGCCTGATCATTGGCGCTGCGGCCGGGGTTCTAGTGGGCATTGCCGTGCGTCGTGTAACAGGCGTGCGAATCGCGCGATGA
- a CDS encoding lipoprotein signal peptidase — translation MSDSGSSDSEAPPRVRNVQWLWLAVAIIVLDQVAKQLVITELSLYRPLTLTSWLNITLMHNTGAAFSIFSEASPWMFAVLAVAVAAGILVWLWRHPFSERLSAAALALIAGGALANAIDRVTRGHVVDFIDFHIGAWHYPAFNIADSAIVIGALGVALAAFLPARQA, via the coding sequence ATGAGTGATTCCGGCTCCAGTGACAGTGAGGCGCCGCCACGTGTGCGAAATGTGCAGTGGCTATGGCTCGCTGTTGCAATCATCGTGCTTGATCAGGTGGCCAAGCAGCTTGTTATCACCGAGTTGTCGCTCTACCGGCCGTTAACGCTTACATCGTGGCTCAACATAACGCTGATGCACAATACTGGTGCGGCGTTCAGCATTTTTAGCGAGGCCTCGCCGTGGATGTTTGCGGTGTTGGCCGTGGCCGTTGCCGCTGGCATCCTCGTCTGGCTTTGGCGCCACCCGTTCAGTGAGCGTCTAAGCGCCGCGGCCTTGGCTCTGATCGCGGGTGGTGCTCTTGCTAACGCCATCGATCGCGTTACCCGCGGTCACGTTGTGGATTTCATCGATTTCCATATTGGCGCGTGGCACTATCCTGCTTTCAATATCGCGGATAGCGCGATTGTAATCGGCGCGCTCGGGGTTGCACTCGCTGCGTTTTTACCGGCGCGGCAGGCGTAG
- a CDS encoding bifunctional riboflavin kinase/FAD synthetase, protein MSNDTSPEFRLKLVRNVQTMPPLPCSSALTIGNFDGFHRGHQAIVARIREHARQTGGVSVVMSFEPMPSAWFDPDNAPARLLSIRDKLTFIAEAGVDYFVCARFNADLAAMSPEQFLQDLVVSRLRAALVAVGDDFRFGAHRAGDIDMIRRFGAAYDFDTESVPEVIDDGERISSTRVRAALAAGEVETANRLLGRPYALTERVIRGQQLGREIGFPTLNLYLAHSPGLRYGVYGVLVNVCDGPHAGAQLTGAASFGVRPTVNGQTPLLEIYLLDFSGDLYGARVSVSFATFIRDEHRFDDLMTMTEQMHRDIAAIAEHFGQPSGI, encoded by the coding sequence GTGTCCAACGATACGAGCCCGGAGTTTCGCTTGAAACTCGTTCGCAACGTCCAGACGATGCCGCCGCTGCCATGCTCGTCGGCGCTGACCATCGGTAATTTCGATGGGTTTCATCGCGGCCACCAGGCGATCGTGGCACGAATCCGCGAGCACGCCCGGCAGACCGGCGGTGTGTCCGTGGTTATGAGTTTCGAGCCTATGCCGAGTGCTTGGTTCGACCCTGACAATGCGCCGGCACGCCTGCTCTCAATCCGTGACAAGCTGACGTTCATCGCCGAAGCCGGTGTCGATTATTTCGTCTGTGCGCGATTCAACGCGGATCTAGCCGCCATGTCGCCGGAACAGTTTCTGCAGGACCTGGTTGTGAGCCGCCTGCGCGCTGCGTTGGTAGCTGTCGGCGACGATTTTCGTTTCGGGGCACACCGTGCCGGCGATATCGATATGATCCGTCGTTTCGGCGCCGCTTACGATTTCGATACTGAATCTGTGCCGGAAGTCATCGATGACGGCGAGCGCATCAGCTCGACCCGTGTGCGGGCCGCATTGGCGGCAGGCGAGGTTGAGACCGCGAACCGTTTGCTCGGCCGGCCTTACGCACTCACCGAACGCGTCATTCGTGGCCAGCAACTCGGTCGCGAAATTGGCTTCCCGACGCTCAATCTTTATCTGGCGCACAGTCCGGGGCTGCGTTACGGCGTCTACGGCGTGCTCGTTAACGTTTGCGATGGTCCGCATGCAGGCGCCCAACTCACGGGCGCGGCCAGTTTCGGCGTGCGGCCGACCGTCAATGGTCAAACGCCGTTGCTCGAAATCTACCTGCTGGATTTTTCCGGCGATCTTTATGGTGCTCGCGTTTCTGTATCATTCGCTACGTTCATCCGCGATGAACACCGGTTCGACGATCTGATGACCATGACTGAACAAATGCACCGCGACATCGCGGCCATTGCCGAGCACTTCGGCCAACCCTCCGGCATTTGA